A part of Veillonellaceae bacterium genomic DNA contains:
- a CDS encoding DUF2075 domain-containing protein: MTRYYYSASIGIFLAQTENEILGELSRNNQYGLDDTQKNAWLYQIRLLRTQLSSFSEGSIIFEYTIPRVGKRLDNIFITNGLVFLLEFKVGDSVYHNYAVEQVMDYALDLKNFHKESHDKIIIPIVVATRAERKENYISQYSDGIIKPMFSNGDDLSEIIQNVCCLYKDKAIAIEQWENSIYMPTPTIIEAAQALYRGHSVTDISRSDSGHLNLSKTTDAITKVIEKAKQNKEKAICFITGVPGAGKTLAGLNIANERHRFDEEEHAVFLSGNGPLVDVLQEALARNQVDNSIEKIKKSEALMKAKAFIQLIHHFRDDALSVDTPPIEKVVIFDEAQRAWTLEQTSSFMQKKKGKPDFNMSEPEFLISVMDRHQDWAVIICLIGGGQEINTGEAGLPEWFDALRRCFTHWHVYISNKITDVEYTHNNDLKAMLSDLECEPLEELHLSVSLRSFRSGHVSELVKAILDVNQEKAKQLYSTLNERYPITITRDITQAKAWIKEKARGSERYGVVASSGSMRLKPFGIWTQCKIEAKNWFLNGKDDIRSSYFLEDAATEFDIQGLELDWALVAWDADFRFIDGAFQYYNFVGAKWNKINKAENVLYRKNAYRVLLTRARQGMVIFIPHGDENDKSREPHFYDGTYDYLKSIGINEI, encoded by the coding sequence ATGACTAGATATTACTATTCAGCATCTATAGGTATATTTTTAGCGCAAACCGAAAATGAAATATTAGGAGAACTTTCTCGAAACAATCAGTATGGACTTGATGACACGCAAAAAAATGCATGGCTGTATCAAATACGTCTCTTAAGAACGCAGCTTTCTTCTTTTTCTGAGGGGAGTATTATATTTGAGTATACTATTCCACGTGTTGGAAAACGACTTGATAACATTTTTATAACAAACGGGCTTGTTTTTTTGCTGGAATTTAAAGTTGGAGACAGCGTTTATCATAATTATGCTGTTGAGCAAGTGATGGACTATGCATTAGATCTAAAAAACTTTCATAAGGAAAGCCATGATAAAATCATTATTCCTATTGTAGTAGCAACGCGGGCTGAGAGAAAGGAAAACTATATTAGCCAATATTCTGATGGCATAATAAAGCCTATGTTCAGTAACGGTGACGATCTATCGGAAATCATCCAAAATGTTTGTTGCCTGTATAAAGATAAGGCTATTGCTATAGAGCAATGGGAAAACTCTATTTATATGCCTACACCGACAATTATCGAAGCTGCTCAAGCACTTTATCGTGGACATAGCGTAACAGATATTTCGAGATCGGATTCAGGACACTTAAACCTGAGTAAAACGACTGACGCAATTACTAAAGTTATTGAAAAAGCAAAACAAAATAAAGAGAAGGCCATTTGCTTTATTACTGGTGTACCTGGAGCAGGTAAAACTTTGGCAGGACTAAATATTGCTAATGAGCGTCATCGGTTTGATGAAGAGGAGCATGCTGTATTTTTATCAGGAAACGGTCCTTTAGTAGATGTTTTACAGGAAGCACTTGCTAGGAATCAAGTCGATAATTCAATCGAGAAAATAAAAAAGAGTGAAGCATTGATGAAAGCCAAGGCATTCATTCAATTAATTCACCATTTTCGTGATGATGCCCTATCAGTTGATACTCCACCTATTGAAAAGGTTGTAATTTTCGACGAGGCCCAACGCGCATGGACTCTTGAACAGACATCAAGTTTTATGCAAAAGAAAAAAGGTAAACCAGATTTCAATATGTCAGAGCCCGAATTTCTTATAAGTGTTATGGATAGGCATCAGGATTGGGCAGTCATCATATGCCTTATTGGGGGTGGCCAAGAGATCAATACTGGGGAAGCTGGTTTGCCAGAATGGTTTGATGCACTCCGCCGCTGTTTTACGCACTGGCATGTTTACATATCTAATAAAATTACGGACGTTGAATACACACATAACAACGACTTAAAAGCGATGCTTTCAGATTTAGAATGTGAACCTCTTGAGGAATTGCATCTCTCTGTCTCATTACGTTCTTTTAGAAGTGGACACGTTTCTGAATTAGTTAAAGCTATATTGGATGTTAATCAAGAAAAGGCAAAGCAACTGTATTCTACACTTAATGAGCGGTACCCAATTACAATAACCAGGGATATAACCCAAGCTAAAGCATGGATAAAAGAAAAAGCTAGAGGTAGCGAACGATATGGAGTGGTTGCTAGCTCTGGGTCAATGAGACTAAAACCTTTTGGTATATGGACACAGTGTAAAATTGAAGCTAAAAATTGGTTTTTAAATGGGAAGGATGATATACGATCGTCTTACTTTCTAGAAGACGCGGCTACAGAATTTGATATTCAAGGTCTTGAACTGGATTGGGCGCTGGTTGCTTGGGATGCCGATTTTAGATTTATTGATGGAGCATTTCAATATTACAATTTTGTGGGGGCTAAATGGAATAAAATTAATAAAGCAGAAAATGTACTGTATCGAAAAAACGCTTACAGGGTATTACTAACTCGCGCGCGTCAAGGAATGGTTATATTTATACCTCATGGTGATGAGAATGATAAGTCAAGAGAACCGCATTTCTATGATGGGACATATGATTATCTGAAAAGTATTGGAATAAACGAGATATGA